A section of the Pseudomonas sp. Q1-7 genome encodes:
- a CDS encoding AraC family transcriptional regulator, whose protein sequence is MFEARLLRLDDQVHHHAHDHHQLVMSLAGRADFEVDGRGGEVCRMRACLVPGDAGHGFAGVGENHMLILDLDEQGTSPEDLELLGRLFETPRYPELDADFQNLLSYAGAELARYGSDPMLARSLGGILLRALYLRLFGEVRRRPLGSLDIERLDDYIRDNLARRISVAELAQVACLSPSHFHAQFKDSLGLTPHQYLLKTRLDRAARLLRESDRPLVRIAEECGFSSQSALTTAMRRYLGLTPKRLRGAE, encoded by the coding sequence ATGTTCGAAGCCCGCCTCCTGCGCCTGGACGATCAGGTTCACCACCACGCCCACGACCATCACCAACTGGTGATGTCCCTGGCCGGCCGCGCCGACTTCGAGGTGGACGGACGTGGCGGCGAAGTATGCCGGATGCGTGCCTGCCTGGTGCCGGGCGATGCCGGACACGGATTCGCCGGCGTGGGCGAGAACCACATGCTGATCCTCGATCTGGACGAGCAGGGCACCTCGCCCGAGGACCTGGAATTGCTCGGCCGCCTCTTCGAGACGCCGCGGTACCCGGAGCTGGATGCGGATTTCCAGAACCTCCTGAGCTATGCCGGCGCCGAACTGGCCCGTTACGGCAGCGACCCGATGCTCGCCCGCTCCCTCGGCGGCATCCTCCTGCGTGCCCTGTACCTGCGGCTGTTTGGCGAGGTGCGCCGGCGCCCGCTGGGCAGCCTCGACATCGAGCGCCTGGACGACTACATACGGGACAACCTGGCGCGCCGGATCAGTGTGGCGGAGCTGGCCCAGGTGGCCTGCCTGAGTCCGAGCCATTTCCATGCGCAATTCAAGGACAGCCTGGGCCTGACCCCTCACCAGTACCTCTTGAAGACCCGCCTCGATCGCGCCGCGCGCCTGCTGCGGGAAAGCGATCGACCCCTGGTGCGCATCGCCGAGGAGTGCGGCTTCTCCAGTCAGAGTGCGCTGACCACGGCCATGCGTCGCTACCTGGGCCTGACGCCCAAGCGCTTGCGCGGCGCCGAATAG
- the lon gene encoding endopeptidase La, translated as MSDQDINADIVEEATSSQRTGLVLPGQTLPDKVYIIPIHNRPFFPAQVLPVIVNEEPWAETLELVGKTEHHCVALFFMENPPEDPRHFDPDTLPEHGTLVRIHHASREGGKLQFVAQGLSRVRIRGWLKRHRPPYLVEVDYPQSPLDPRDEVKAYGMALINAIKELLPLNPLYSEELKNYLNRFSPNDPSPLTDFAAALTTAPARELQEVLDTVPVLKRMEKVLPLLRKEVEMARLQSELSAEVNRKIGQHQREFFLKEQLKLIQQELGITKDDRSADSERFIQRLEGKVLPEQAKKRIDEELNKLSILETGSPEYAVTRNYLDWATSVPWGVYGQDKLDLKHARKVLDKHHAGLDDVKSRILEFLAVGAFKGEISGSIVLLVGPPGVGKTSIGKSIAESLGRPFYRFSVGGMRDEAEIKGHRRTYIGALPGKLVQALKDVEVMNPVIMLDEIDKLGASYQGDPASALLETLDPEQNVEFLDHYLDLRLDLSKVLFVCTANTLDSIPGPLLDRMETIRLSGYITEEKHAIAKRHLWPRLLERTGVPKERLSITDGALTAVIEGYAREAGVRQLEKQLGKIIRKSVVRLLEEPDTKIKVGQKDLEPYLGLAPFRKEQLLAGVGVITGLAWTSLGGATLPIEATRIHTLNRGFKLTGQLGEVMKESAEIAYSYISAHLKRYGGDPTFFDQAFVHLHVPEGATPKDGPSAGITMASALLSLARNQTPKKGVAMTGELTLTGQVLPIGGVREKVIAARRQKLFELILPEANRGAFEELPDYLKEGLTVHFARRFADVAKVLFD; from the coding sequence ATGAGCGATCAGGACATCAACGCCGACATCGTCGAAGAAGCCACTTCCAGCCAGCGGACGGGCCTGGTACTGCCCGGCCAGACCCTGCCGGACAAGGTCTACATCATCCCCATCCACAACCGCCCGTTCTTCCCGGCCCAAGTGCTGCCGGTGATCGTCAACGAGGAGCCCTGGGCAGAAACCCTGGAACTGGTGGGCAAGACCGAACATCACTGCGTGGCGCTGTTCTTCATGGAGAATCCGCCGGAAGACCCGCGCCACTTCGACCCCGACACCCTGCCCGAGCACGGCACGCTGGTACGGATCCACCACGCCAGCCGCGAAGGCGGCAAGCTGCAGTTCGTGGCCCAGGGCCTGTCTCGGGTACGCATCCGCGGCTGGCTCAAGCGCCATCGCCCGCCCTACCTGGTGGAGGTGGACTATCCACAGAGCCCCCTCGATCCGCGTGACGAAGTGAAGGCCTACGGCATGGCACTGATCAACGCGATCAAGGAGCTGCTGCCGCTCAATCCGCTGTACAGCGAGGAGCTGAAGAACTACCTCAACCGCTTCAGCCCCAACGACCCGTCGCCCCTGACCGACTTCGCCGCCGCCCTGACCACCGCGCCCGCCCGCGAGCTGCAGGAAGTGCTGGACACGGTGCCGGTCCTCAAGCGCATGGAGAAGGTGTTGCCGCTACTGCGCAAGGAAGTGGAGATGGCGCGGCTGCAAAGCGAGCTGTCCGCCGAGGTGAACCGCAAGATCGGTCAGCACCAGCGCGAGTTCTTTCTCAAGGAACAGCTCAAGCTGATCCAGCAGGAACTGGGTATCACCAAGGACGATCGCAGCGCCGATAGCGAGCGGTTCATTCAGCGCCTGGAAGGCAAGGTGCTGCCCGAGCAGGCGAAGAAACGCATCGACGAAGAGCTGAACAAGCTGTCGATCCTGGAGACCGGATCGCCGGAGTACGCAGTCACCCGGAACTATCTGGATTGGGCCACCTCGGTGCCCTGGGGCGTCTACGGGCAGGACAAACTCGACCTCAAGCACGCGCGCAAGGTGCTGGACAAGCACCACGCCGGGCTGGACGACGTGAAGAGTCGCATCCTCGAATTCCTCGCGGTGGGCGCCTTCAAGGGCGAGATATCCGGCTCCATCGTGCTGCTGGTGGGGCCGCCCGGAGTGGGCAAGACCAGCATCGGCAAATCCATCGCTGAATCCCTCGGCCGCCCCTTCTACCGCTTCAGCGTCGGCGGCATGCGCGACGAGGCGGAGATCAAGGGCCATCGGCGCACCTACATCGGCGCCCTGCCTGGCAAGCTGGTGCAGGCCCTCAAGGACGTGGAGGTGATGAACCCGGTCATCATGCTCGACGAGATCGATAAGCTCGGCGCCAGCTACCAGGGCGACCCGGCCTCGGCCTTGCTGGAAACCCTGGACCCGGAGCAGAACGTCGAATTCCTCGACCACTACCTGGACCTGCGCCTGGACCTGTCCAAGGTGCTTTTCGTCTGTACCGCGAACACCCTGGATTCCATCCCCGGCCCGCTGCTGGACCGCATGGAAACCATCCGCCTCTCCGGCTACATCACGGAGGAAAAGCACGCCATCGCCAAGCGCCACCTCTGGCCGCGCCTGCTGGAACGCACCGGCGTGCCGAAGGAACGCCTGTCCATCACCGACGGCGCCCTGACGGCCGTGATCGAGGGCTACGCCCGCGAGGCCGGCGTGCGTCAGCTGGAGAAACAGCTTGGCAAGATCATCCGCAAGTCGGTGGTGCGCCTGCTGGAGGAGCCGGACACCAAGATCAAGGTCGGCCAGAAGGACCTGGAGCCCTACCTGGGCCTGGCCCCCTTCCGCAAGGAACAACTGCTGGCGGGCGTCGGCGTGATCACCGGCCTGGCCTGGACCAGTCTGGGCGGCGCCACCCTGCCTATCGAGGCCACGCGCATCCACACCCTCAACCGCGGCTTCAAGCTCACCGGCCAGTTGGGTGAGGTGATGAAGGAATCGGCCGAGATCGCCTACAGCTATATCAGCGCACACCTGAAGCGTTACGGCGGCGATCCGACCTTCTTCGACCAGGCCTTCGTCCACCTCCACGTACCGGAAGGCGCCACGCCCAAGGACGGTCCCAGCGCCGGCATCACCATGGCCAGCGCGCTGCTCTCCCTGGCACGCAACCAGACGCCGAAGAAAGGCGTGGCCATGACCGGCGAGTTGACCCTCACCGGCCAGGTACTCCCCATCGGCGGGGTGCGCGAGAAGGTTATCGCCGCGCGCCGGCAGAAGCTCTTCGAGCTGATCCTGCCGGAAGCCAACCGGGGGGCTTTCGAAGAACTGCCCGACTACCTCAAGGAAGGCCTGACGGTGCACTTCGCGCGGCGCTTCGCCGATGTCGCCAAGGTGCTTTTCGACTGA
- the pdxJ gene encoding pyridoxine 5'-phosphate synthase codes for MTEANRVLLGVNIDHVATLRQARGTRYPDPVKAALDAEEAGADGITVHLREDRRHIQERDVRLLKDVLQTRMNFEMGVTEEMMAFAEEIRPEHVCLVPETRQELTTEGGLDVAGQEARIKAAVERLAKVGSEVSLFIDADPAQIEAAHRVGAPAIELHTGRYADAHTPEEAARELRRIEDGVALGLRLGLIVNAGHGLHYHNVEPVAAIPGINELNIGHALVAHALFVGFKQAVVEMKQLIVSAAAPR; via the coding sequence GTGACTGAAGCCAATCGTGTACTTCTGGGCGTCAACATCGACCACGTCGCCACCCTTCGCCAGGCCCGTGGCACCCGTTACCCGGACCCGGTGAAGGCGGCGCTGGACGCCGAAGAGGCCGGCGCCGACGGCATCACCGTGCACCTGCGTGAAGACCGCCGGCACATCCAGGAGCGCGACGTGCGCCTGCTCAAGGACGTTCTGCAGACCCGCATGAACTTCGAGATGGGCGTCACCGAGGAGATGATGGCCTTTGCCGAGGAAATCCGCCCCGAACACGTCTGCCTGGTGCCGGAGACCCGCCAGGAACTCACCACCGAAGGCGGCCTCGACGTCGCTGGCCAGGAAGCCCGCATCAAGGCGGCGGTGGAACGCCTGGCGAAGGTGGGCAGCGAGGTGTCCTTGTTCATCGACGCAGACCCCGCGCAGATCGAGGCGGCCCATCGTGTCGGCGCGCCGGCCATCGAGTTGCACACCGGCCGCTATGCCGATGCGCACACGCCGGAAGAGGCCGCCCGCGAACTGCGGCGCATCGAGGACGGTGTCGCCCTGGGCCTCAGGCTCGGCCTGATCGTCAATGCCGGCCATGGCCTGCACTACCACAACGTCGAACCGGTGGCGGCCATCCCCGGCATCAACGAGCTGAACATCGGCCACGCGCTGGTGGCTCACGCCCTGTTCGTGGGCTTCAAGCAGGCGGTGGTTGAGATGAAGCAGTTGATCGTTTCGGCGGCTGCGCCGCGCTAA
- the putP gene encoding sodium/proline symporter PutP, which produces MSVSNPTLITFVIYIAAMVLIGLYAYRSTNNLSDYILGGRSLGSFVTALSAGASDMSGWLLMGLPGAVYLSGLSESWIAIGLIVGAYLNWLFVAGRLRVQTEHNGNALTLPDYFTNRFEDNSRILRIFSAVVILVFFTIYCASGIVAGARLFESTFGISYETALWAGAAATICYTFIGGFLAVSWTDTVQASLMIFALIFTPIIVMIATGGVDPTFMAIEMKDATNFDMLKGATFIGVISLLAWGLGYFGQPHILARFMAADSVKSIPNARRISMAWMIFCLGGAVAVGFFGIAYFSAHPEQAGAVGENHERVFIELAKILFNPWIAGVLLSAILAAVMSTLSCQLLVCSSALTEDFYKAFFRKSASQLELVWVGRAMVLLVAVVAISIASNPDSKVLGLVSYAWAGFGAAFGPVVILSLLWKGMTRNGALAGMILGAVTVVLWKNFFGWTGLYEIVPGFILCTLGIMIFSKVGSAPSAAMLKRFDEAEKEYQDAHI; this is translated from the coding sequence ATGAGTGTGAGCAACCCGACACTGATTACCTTCGTGATCTATATCGCGGCCATGGTACTGATCGGCCTCTATGCCTATCGTTCCACCAACAACCTTTCCGACTACATCCTCGGTGGCCGCAGCCTCGGCAGCTTCGTGACCGCCCTGTCCGCCGGCGCTTCCGACATGAGCGGCTGGCTGCTGATGGGTCTGCCGGGTGCCGTCTACCTCTCCGGTCTCTCCGAAAGCTGGATTGCCATCGGCTTGATCGTCGGTGCCTACCTGAACTGGCTGTTCGTCGCCGGCCGTCTGCGCGTGCAGACCGAGCACAACGGCAACGCGCTGACCCTGCCCGACTACTTCACCAACCGCTTCGAAGACAACAGCCGCATTCTGCGTATCTTCTCCGCCGTGGTGATCCTGGTGTTCTTCACCATCTACTGCGCCTCCGGCATCGTCGCCGGTGCCCGCCTGTTCGAGAGCACCTTCGGCATTTCCTACGAAACCGCCCTGTGGGCCGGTGCCGCTGCGACCATCTGCTACACCTTCATCGGTGGCTTCCTGGCGGTGAGCTGGACCGATACCGTCCAGGCCAGCCTGATGATCTTCGCCCTGATCTTCACCCCCATCATCGTGATGATCGCCACCGGCGGCGTCGATCCGACCTTCATGGCGATCGAAATGAAGGACGCGACCAACTTTGACATGCTCAAAGGCGCCACCTTCATCGGTGTGATCTCCCTGCTCGCCTGGGGTCTGGGCTACTTCGGCCAGCCGCACATCCTGGCCCGCTTCATGGCCGCCGATTCGGTCAAGTCCATTCCGAACGCCCGCCGCATCTCCATGGCCTGGATGATCTTCTGCCTCGGCGGCGCGGTGGCTGTGGGCTTCTTCGGTATCGCCTACTTCTCCGCCCATCCGGAGCAGGCCGGCGCCGTTGGCGAGAACCATGAGCGCGTGTTCATCGAACTGGCCAAGATCCTCTTCAACCCCTGGATCGCCGGCGTGCTGCTGTCCGCCATCCTGGCGGCGGTAATGTCCACCCTGAGCTGCCAGCTGCTGGTGTGCTCCAGTGCCCTGACCGAAGACTTCTACAAGGCCTTCTTCCGCAAGAGCGCCAGCCAGCTTGAGCTGGTGTGGGTCGGTCGCGCCATGGTGCTGCTGGTGGCCGTGGTCGCCATCTCCATCGCCTCCAACCCGGACAGCAAGGTGCTGGGCCTGGTGTCCTACGCCTGGGCCGGTTTCGGCGCCGCCTTCGGTCCGGTGGTGATCCTGTCCCTGCTGTGGAAGGGCATGACCCGCAACGGCGCGCTGGCGGGCATGATCCTGGGTGCTGTCACCGTGGTCCTGTGGAAGAACTTCTTCGGCTGGACCGGCCTGTACGAGATCGTTCCGGGCTTCATCCTCTGCACCCTCGGCATCATGATCTTCAGCAAGGTCGGCAGCGCTCCGTCCGCCGCCATGCTCAAGCGCTTCGACGAAGCCGAGAAGGAATACCAGGACGCCCACATCTGA
- a CDS encoding lysoplasmalogenase yields the protein MGTLIFGLAGVLAFLAGRALELDWLSFVSKPVPVIALLFWLRRAPSSPYRRWITVGLGLSLLGDMLLEWPGDLFVFGLGAFLVAHLAYLRAYLLNTRRLAPLALLAAASAGGAIFALLASGGLGALLLPVACYALAISAMLWRALARLGSGIDRPSALLAAGGATLFVLSDSLIGVNRFVAPFEGASYLIILTYWLGQWGIAASVPRSLTPLASREKPSAPSREIGYRN from the coding sequence ATGGGAACCCTGATCTTCGGACTGGCCGGCGTGCTGGCCTTTCTCGCCGGCCGCGCGCTGGAACTGGACTGGCTGTCCTTCGTCAGCAAGCCCGTCCCCGTCATCGCCCTGCTGTTCTGGTTGCGCCGCGCACCGAGCAGTCCGTACCGCCGCTGGATCACCGTCGGCCTGGGGTTGTCGCTGCTCGGCGACATGCTGCTGGAGTGGCCGGGCGACCTGTTCGTCTTCGGCCTCGGCGCCTTCCTCGTCGCCCACCTGGCGTACCTGCGCGCCTACCTGCTGAATACCCGCCGCCTGGCCCCACTGGCGCTGCTGGCGGCGGCCAGCGCGGGTGGCGCCATCTTTGCCCTGCTTGCCAGCGGCGGCCTGGGCGCATTGCTGCTGCCGGTAGCCTGCTACGCACTGGCCATCAGTGCCATGCTCTGGCGTGCCCTGGCCCGTCTGGGCAGCGGAATCGACCGTCCCTCGGCGCTGCTCGCGGCCGGTGGCGCGACGTTGTTCGTGCTGTCCGACAGCCTGATCGGCGTCAATCGATTCGTCGCCCCCTTCGAGGGCGCCAGTTATCTCATCATCCTCACTTACTGGCTGGGCCAGTGGGGCATCGCCGCCTCCGTTCCAAGGAGCTTGACCCCGTTGGCAAGCAGGGAAAAACCATCGGCACCCTCGCGGGAAATCGGCTATAGGAATTAG
- the cmoA gene encoding carboxy-S-adenosyl-L-methionine synthase CmoA — protein MTESPDRIYAKPQTQVADFAFNEDVVRVFPDMIKRSVPGYPTIVENIGVLAARFAQAGTPLYDLGSSLGAVTQALRRHVKADGCRVIAVDNSSAMVERCREYLHAQDAMFQELLPVEVLEADILALDLQPCSLVAMNFTLQFVPREHRSDLLGRIRQALLPGGALILSEKLRFEEAEEHQLLTELHIAFKRANGYSELEIAQKRSALENVMQPDSLEEHRARLLDAGFSRVVPWFQCLNFASLIALP, from the coding sequence GTGACCGAAAGCCCCGATCGCATCTACGCCAAGCCCCAGACCCAGGTCGCCGACTTCGCCTTCAACGAAGACGTGGTCAGGGTGTTCCCGGACATGATCAAGCGTTCGGTGCCGGGCTACCCCACCATTGTCGAAAACATCGGTGTGCTGGCCGCCCGGTTCGCCCAGGCAGGGACTCCGCTCTATGACCTGGGCAGTTCCCTCGGTGCGGTGACCCAGGCCCTGCGTCGCCATGTGAAGGCGGACGGCTGTCGGGTGATCGCTGTGGATAACTCCAGCGCCATGGTGGAGCGCTGCCGGGAATACCTGCACGCCCAGGACGCCATGTTCCAGGAACTGCTGCCGGTGGAGGTACTGGAAGCGGACATCCTCGCCTTGGACCTCCAGCCCTGCTCCCTGGTGGCGATGAACTTCACCCTGCAGTTCGTGCCCCGCGAGCACCGCAGCGACCTCCTCGGTCGCATCCGCCAGGCCCTGCTGCCGGGCGGTGCATTGATCCTGTCGGAGAAACTGCGCTTCGAAGAGGCCGAGGAACATCAACTGCTCACCGAGCTGCATATCGCCTTCAAGCGCGCCAATGGCTACAGCGAACTGGAAATCGCCCAGAAGCGCAGCGCCCTGGAGAACGTCATGCAGCCGGACAGCCTCGAGGAACACCGCGCTCGCTTGCTCGACGCCGGTTTCTCCAGGGTGGTGCCCTGGTTCCAGTGTCTCAATTTCGCCTCGCTGATCGCCCTGCCATGA
- the acs gene encoding acetate--CoA ligase, with amino-acid sequence MSAASLYPVRPEVAAQSLTDEATYKAMYQQSVINPDGFWREQAKRLDWIKPFNKVKQTSFDDHHVDIKWFADGTLNVSANCLDRHLETRGDQAAIIWEGDDPSQSRTITYRELHEQVCKFANALRGQDVHRGDVVTIYMPMIPEAVVAMLACTRIGAIHSVVFGGFSPEALAGRIIDCGSKVVITADEGLRGGKKVSLKANVDDALTNPETNSVQKIIVCKRTGADIKWNPHRDIWFEDLMKVAGSTCLPKEMGAEDPLFILYTSGSTGKPKGVLHTTGGYLVYASLTHERVFDYRPGEVFWCTADIGWVTGHTYLVYGPLANGATTLMFEGVPNYPDVTRVAKIVDKHKVNILYTAPTAIRAMMAEGKAAVEGADGSSLRLLGSVGEPINPEAWHWYYENVGQGRCPIVDTWWQTETGACLMTPLPGAHPLKPGSAARPFFGVQPALVDNLGNIIEGAAEGNLVIIDSWPGQARTLYGDHDRFVDTYFKTFKGMYFTGDGARRDEDGYFWITGRVDDVLNVSGHRMGTAEIESAMVAHSKVAEAAVVGVPHDIKGQGIYVYVTLNAGEEASEQLRQELKAWVRKEIGPIATPDVIQWAPGLPKTRSGKIMRRILRKIAVAEYDALGDISTLADPGVVQHLIDTHRTMQAA; translated from the coding sequence ATGAGTGCTGCTTCTCTGTATCCGGTCCGCCCTGAAGTGGCCGCCCAGTCCCTCACCGACGAAGCGACCTACAAAGCCATGTACCAGCAGTCCGTCATCAACCCCGACGGCTTCTGGCGCGAGCAGGCCAAGCGCCTCGACTGGATCAAGCCCTTCAACAAGGTGAAGCAGACCTCCTTCGACGACCACCACGTCGACATCAAGTGGTTCGCCGACGGTACCCTCAACGTCTCCGCCAACTGCCTGGACCGTCACCTGGAAACCCGTGGCGACCAGGCGGCGATCATCTGGGAAGGCGACGATCCGTCCCAGAGCCGCACCATCACCTACCGCGAGCTGCACGAGCAGGTCTGCAAGTTCGCCAATGCCCTGCGTGGCCAGGACGTGCACCGTGGCGACGTGGTGACCATCTACATGCCGATGATTCCGGAAGCGGTGGTCGCCATGCTGGCCTGCACCCGTATCGGCGCCATCCATTCCGTGGTGTTCGGTGGCTTCTCCCCCGAGGCCCTGGCCGGACGCATCATTGACTGCGGCTCCAAGGTGGTGATCACCGCCGACGAGGGTTTGCGCGGTGGCAAGAAGGTGTCGCTGAAGGCCAATGTCGACGACGCGCTGACCAACCCGGAAACCAACAGCGTGCAGAAAATCATCGTGTGCAAGCGCACCGGTGCCGACATCAAGTGGAACCCGCATCGCGACATCTGGTTCGAGGACCTGATGAAAGTGGCCGGCTCCACCTGCCTGCCGAAGGAAATGGGTGCCGAGGACCCGCTGTTCATCCTCTATACCTCCGGCTCCACCGGTAAACCCAAGGGCGTGCTGCACACCACCGGGGGCTACCTGGTCTACGCCTCGCTGACCCATGAGCGGGTGTTCGACTATCGCCCTGGCGAGGTCTTCTGGTGCACCGCCGACATCGGCTGGGTCACCGGTCACACCTACCTGGTCTACGGCCCGCTGGCCAACGGCGCCACCACCCTGATGTTCGAGGGCGTGCCGAACTACCCGGACGTGACCCGTGTGGCCAAGATCGTCGACAAGCACAAGGTCAACATTCTCTACACCGCTCCCACCGCTATCCGCGCCATGATGGCCGAGGGCAAGGCGGCGGTCGAAGGCGCCGACGGTTCCAGCCTGCGCCTGCTGGGGTCGGTGGGTGAGCCGATCAACCCGGAGGCCTGGCACTGGTACTACGAGAACGTCGGCCAGGGCCGCTGCCCGATCGTCGACACCTGGTGGCAGACCGAGACTGGCGCCTGCCTGATGACCCCGCTACCGGGCGCCCATCCGTTGAAGCCGGGTTCCGCCGCGCGTCCCTTCTTCGGCGTGCAGCCGGCCCTTGTGGATAACCTTGGCAACATCATCGAGGGTGCCGCCGAAGGCAACCTGGTGATCATCGATTCCTGGCCGGGTCAGGCCCGTACTCTCTACGGCGACCACGACCGTTTCGTCGACACCTACTTCAAGACCTTCAAGGGTATGTACTTCACCGGCGACGGCGCCCGTCGCGATGAGGACGGTTACTTCTGGATCACCGGTCGCGTGGACGACGTGCTGAACGTTTCCGGCCATCGCATGGGTACCGCGGAAATCGAAAGCGCCATGGTCGCCCACTCCAAGGTGGCCGAAGCCGCCGTGGTCGGCGTCCCCCATGACATCAAGGGGCAGGGCATCTATGTCTATGTCACCCTGAATGCCGGCGAGGAGGCTTCCGAGCAACTGCGCCAGGAGCTGAAGGCCTGGGTGCGCAAGGAGATCGGTCCGATCGCCACCCCGGATGTCATCCAGTGGGCGCCGGGCCTGCCGAAGACCCGCTCGGGCAAGATCATGCGCCGCATCCTGCGCAAGATCGCCGTGG
- the cmoB gene encoding tRNA 5-methoxyuridine(34)/uridine 5-oxyacetic acid(34) synthase CmoB encodes MIRTLDLDALQQRLAGSPLQDWAADLPAQLDTKLAVGHGDLQRWGAAVEALPPLQPQQVELAQRFLLDGPCDDATRAALKTALQGLIPWRKGPFELFGVHIDTEWRSDWKWARVAPHLDLRGRRVLDVGCGNGYYQWRMLGAGADAVVGVDPNWLFFCQFLAMKRFLPDLPAWHLPLALEELPPKLEGFDTVFSMGVLYHRRSPIDHLLDLKDCLRRGGELVLETLVVEGDAQQVLVPEDRYAQMRNVWFLPSVPALELWLRRAGYVDVRCVDVSYTSVEEQRSTDWMRFQSLPEFLDPADHSRTIEGLPAPARAVLIARKP; translated from the coding sequence ATGATTCGTACGCTGGACCTTGACGCCCTGCAACAACGACTGGCGGGCAGCCCCCTGCAGGACTGGGCGGCGGACCTGCCCGCGCAACTGGACACCAAGCTGGCGGTCGGCCATGGCGACCTGCAGCGGTGGGGCGCTGCGGTCGAGGCCCTACCGCCGTTGCAACCGCAGCAGGTGGAATTGGCCCAGCGCTTCCTGCTCGATGGCCCCTGCGATGACGCCACGCGTGCGGCGTTGAAGACCGCGCTGCAGGGTCTGATCCCATGGCGCAAGGGCCCCTTCGAACTGTTCGGCGTGCACATCGATACCGAATGGCGCTCCGACTGGAAATGGGCGCGGGTAGCACCCCATCTCGACCTGCGCGGCCGTCGCGTGCTGGACGTGGGCTGCGGTAACGGCTACTACCAATGGCGCATGCTCGGCGCCGGTGCCGACGCGGTGGTGGGCGTCGACCCCAACTGGCTGTTCTTCTGCCAGTTCCTGGCCATGAAGCGCTTCCTGCCCGACCTCCCCGCCTGGCACCTGCCCCTGGCGCTGGAGGAACTGCCGCCGAAGCTGGAAGGCTTCGATACCGTCTTCTCCATGGGCGTGCTCTATCATCGCCGCTCGCCCATCGACCACCTCCTGGACCTCAAGGACTGCCTGCGCCGGGGCGGCGAGCTCGTGCTGGAAACCCTGGTGGTGGAAGGCGACGCCCAGCAGGTGCTGGTGCCCGAGGACCGCTACGCGCAGATGCGCAACGTCTGGTTCCTGCCCTCGGTGCCCGCGCTGGAACTCTGGTTGCGCCGCGCGGGCTACGTGGATGTCCGCTGCGTGGACGTCAGCTACACCAGCGTGGAAGAGCAGCGCAGCACGGACTGGATGCGCTTCCAGTCCCTGCCCGAATTCCTCGACCCCGCCGACCACAGCCGCACCATCGAGGGCCTGCCGGCGCCGGCGCGGGCCGTGTTGATCGCACGCAAGCCCTGA
- a CDS encoding protease inhibitor I42 family protein, translating to MSLVPSPRLLLPLGLALLTACAQQKTGPVLVQDQRDDCPLSLSQGQPLVLTLPSNPTTGFRWVMRDAAANVLQSLGPEVYSTPEDAGLVGSAGQSTWRFKASQPGEGRLHLDYQRPWEVEVAPAKSFDCQISVK from the coding sequence ATGTCCCTCGTCCCCTCCCCTCGCCTGCTGTTGCCACTGGGCCTCGCCCTGCTCACCGCCTGCGCCCAGCAGAAGACCGGCCCCGTCCTGGTCCAGGACCAGCGGGATGACTGTCCGCTGTCCCTCAGCCAGGGCCAGCCCCTGGTGTTGACCCTGCCCAGCAATCCCACCACCGGTTTCCGCTGGGTCATGCGCGACGCCGCCGCCAACGTGCTGCAGAGCCTCGGCCCGGAGGTCTACTCGACGCCGGAGGATGCCGGCCTGGTGGGCAGCGCCGGCCAATCCACCTGGCGCTTCAAGGCCAGCCAGCCCGGCGAGGGCCGCCTGCACCTGGACTACCAGCGCCCTTGGGAAGTCGAGGTGGCGCCCGCCAAATCCTTCGACTGCCAGATCAGCGTCAAATAG